The following are encoded in a window of bacterium SCSIO 12643 genomic DNA:
- a CDS encoding PAS domain S-box protein, with protein sequence MIEEGPIHGQKNSNISHQILINSPVVTFLWRREKDWIIDYISQNVENVLGYKYEQLISQRVLLTKIIHPQDLEICTNEVNLISNTGTGHGIHRPLRIRKMNGQYIWVKLHTQIRKKENDVLWCEGVMYDITQDMHREEELQNDIEESRLKTLQYKTFVNSSFEGIMISENGIGVECNAKALEMFGYTLEEAEGLPAVSVITEEYRDLVIKNIREDYTRPYNVVAVRKDGSQFEAEIQGKNFVQGDRVLRITAIRDITEKKKSEAALNKSREELYKSNQILQQRTNFLKTVNEFTHELAHFKTINEVTSYIRDITMAKFGFEDCMVFMCDKVTQELIVEGRASKNKQILKKGQGIVGAAVQEGKPVVVKDTSKDSRYVVDHEVRYSELAVPIICDGEVLGVIDSEHLKKDYFTEEHIEVLSTIANISGARIKQIESQKALLESELKHRLIFEKAKDSIFLLKEGLFADCNKVTLKMFGCEKKEDIVGESPAKFSPELQPDGRDSNTKAEEKIQLAYDGKPQTFYWLHQKLDGTTFDAEVSLNRFCMNDEMFLQAVVRDITERKTMELTLKKSEKLYRNLIELTSTVAWEIDVNTDQFTFMSPQIEEVSGYTPDKWADLDFWEATIHPDDRAEAVNYCSNAAASGKNHSFEYRMVRADGEIVWINKVVSVVKRNDEVVRLRGYFLDVTEQKMSERIKEEYTQKLRDKVTELEEAKENYRKLFDENRVSLLEEDFTESYNRIQGLKEQGVEDFLEYVKAHPEFINECIRAIKVVQVNKASVELFKANSKEHLVQSTGQIKTDSTPGHYTRIFNEIFKDQTEIISETSFRDLNGQIIYGIEKLHLSIDQKLGSITANISIINITERVIVEQKLQEQNEHLITITEALSEKNKMLNDSRFRFENLFEQNPISVWEEDVSETIALIRSLKMDSSDVMDYLDMNPHFVEKCARSIKILNVNTYTLKLFGIESKNELYNILIESFNQKSFDAFKAGLVSLHKGEKKFSKETQYRKKNGDIIQAILKLVLINDEGTAIISIIDITPLKKTQKALLQAKERAEENETHFRTIFDTYIDPVSISRMSDSKLVRINKGFTNKIGYTEADVLGKTAIELGIWVDVEARQRTIEEVKRIGFVHGVEMELRLRNGEIRTELLSLRKFTIKDEAYVLVVSHDITLRKRTEDELLNKQKELIDAKERAEEADRLKTEFLNNLSHEIRTPLNGIIGFSSFLSDEFLSDELRNQYVKIIQSSGGQLVRVIDEILEISKLEKNQLVPQNVEVDVDRLLFDLYSIFKLKAEEKGISLSLKSDLEIDVHRIITDETKLNKILSNLLQNALKFTSKGGIDFGYKVVGGFIEFYVKDTGIGIEINKQQRVFERFAQEDKSIAPTYGGLGLGLSIVKEHVDLLGGTINLVSSKGKGSTFLVSLPYEPVEYTKVVALEEPEKSVDNNAGAIRILVVEDDEVSSRLMIRLIEKLLVNCVVIHAVDGQQAVDFVKQFETFDLILMDINIPVINGYQATAEIQEINPNIPIIAQTAYSTTEDIKRIEDAGCMDFISKPIKPTLLKALFEKYLPENIS encoded by the coding sequence ATGATAGAAGAAGGTCCGATTCATGGTCAGAAAAACAGTAATATAAGTCATCAAATATTAATTAATAGTCCGGTTGTGACTTTTCTCTGGAGAAGAGAAAAAGATTGGATTATAGATTACATATCTCAAAATGTAGAAAATGTTTTGGGATATAAATATGAGCAACTGATATCACAAAGAGTTCTGCTTACTAAAATCATACACCCTCAGGATTTGGAAATTTGTACCAATGAGGTGAATCTGATTTCGAATACGGGAACCGGACATGGAATTCATCGCCCTTTACGCATTCGTAAAATGAATGGCCAGTATATCTGGGTAAAACTTCACACGCAGATTCGTAAAAAAGAAAATGATGTGCTCTGGTGTGAAGGTGTGATGTATGATATCACGCAAGATATGCATCGAGAGGAAGAGCTACAGAACGATATTGAAGAAAGCCGACTCAAGACCTTACAGTATAAGACCTTTGTGAATTCCAGTTTTGAGGGCATTATGATTAGCGAGAATGGAATTGGAGTGGAATGCAATGCGAAAGCGTTGGAAATGTTTGGCTATACCCTGGAAGAAGCTGAAGGTTTACCCGCAGTTTCGGTAATTACGGAAGAATATAGAGACCTTGTCATTAAAAACATACGGGAAGATTATACCAGGCCTTATAATGTTGTTGCGGTTCGAAAAGATGGAAGTCAGTTCGAAGCAGAAATTCAAGGGAAGAATTTTGTGCAGGGAGATCGTGTTTTGCGCATCACAGCAATTCGGGATATTACCGAAAAGAAAAAATCTGAAGCGGCATTGAATAAGAGTCGTGAAGAGTTGTATAAATCCAATCAAATTTTACAGCAACGTACCAACTTCTTAAAGACTGTAAATGAGTTTACGCATGAGCTGGCCCATTTTAAAACCATTAATGAAGTAACCTCATACATAAGGGACATTACCATGGCCAAATTTGGTTTTGAAGATTGTATGGTATTTATGTGCGATAAAGTCACACAGGAGTTGATTGTGGAAGGAAGAGCTTCCAAGAACAAACAGATTCTTAAGAAAGGTCAGGGTATTGTTGGTGCTGCGGTTCAAGAAGGAAAACCCGTAGTGGTTAAGGATACGAGCAAGGATAGTCGGTATGTGGTAGACCATGAAGTTAGGTACTCAGAATTAGCTGTTCCCATTATTTGTGATGGTGAGGTCTTAGGTGTGATAGACTCAGAACATCTGAAAAAGGATTATTTTACGGAGGAACATATTGAGGTGCTCAGTACCATTGCTAATATTTCCGGAGCGAGAATTAAACAAATTGAATCTCAAAAGGCGTTATTAGAAAGTGAATTGAAGCATCGATTGATTTTTGAAAAAGCCAAGGATTCTATTTTCCTGTTAAAAGAGGGTTTGTTTGCAGATTGCAATAAAGTGACGCTGAAAATGTTTGGTTGTGAGAAAAAGGAAGATATTGTTGGAGAATCACCAGCAAAGTTTTCTCCCGAACTCCAACCTGATGGCAGAGATTCGAATACAAAAGCGGAAGAAAAGATTCAATTGGCATATGATGGGAAACCGCAAACTTTCTATTGGTTGCATCAAAAATTAGATGGTACAACCTTCGATGCAGAGGTAAGTCTCAATCGTTTTTGCATGAATGATGAGATGTTTTTACAAGCTGTAGTTCGGGATATTACAGAACGGAAAACGATGGAGTTGACCCTTAAGAAGAGTGAAAAATTATATCGTAATCTAATAGAACTTACCTCCACGGTAGCCTGGGAAATTGATGTGAATACCGATCAATTTACGTTTATGAGTCCGCAAATTGAGGAGGTTTCTGGATACACTCCGGATAAGTGGGCAGATTTGGATTTTTGGGAGGCTACAATTCATCCTGATGATAGAGCAGAGGCTGTGAATTATTGTAGCAATGCTGCCGCAAGTGGTAAAAACCATTCTTTTGAATATCGTATGGTTCGGGCGGATGGCGAAATTGTTTGGATCAATAAGGTTGTGAGCGTTGTCAAACGTAATGATGAGGTGGTAAGGTTAAGAGGATATTTTCTGGATGTTACAGAACAGAAAATGTCTGAACGCATCAAAGAAGAGTATACGCAGAAACTGAGAGATAAGGTAACGGAACTTGAAGAAGCCAAAGAGAATTACCGAAAACTCTTTGATGAAAATAGAGTTTCACTGTTGGAAGAGGATTTTACAGAATCTTACAATCGAATTCAGGGATTAAAAGAACAGGGTGTAGAAGACTTTTTAGAGTATGTCAAAGCCCACCCGGAGTTTATCAATGAGTGTATTCGAGCGATAAAAGTAGTTCAGGTCAATAAGGCCTCAGTAGAATTATTTAAGGCCAATAGTAAGGAGCATTTAGTTCAATCTACAGGTCAAATTAAAACGGATTCTACACCGGGGCATTATACCAGGATATTTAATGAAATATTTAAGGATCAAACAGAGATTATTAGTGAAACCTCGTTTAGAGATTTAAATGGCCAGATTATATATGGAATCGAGAAGTTACATCTAAGCATTGATCAGAAGTTAGGCTCCATTACAGCTAATATCTCCATCATTAATATCACCGAACGTGTCATTGTGGAGCAAAAGCTTCAAGAGCAAAATGAACATCTGATTACAATTACAGAAGCATTGTCGGAGAAAAACAAAATGCTGAATGATAGTAGGTTTAGGTTTGAGAACTTATTTGAACAAAATCCAATTTCGGTTTGGGAGGAAGATGTATCTGAAACAATAGCTTTAATAAGGTCATTAAAAATGGATAGTTCTGATGTGATGGACTATTTGGATATGAATCCACATTTTGTTGAGAAATGTGCACGTTCTATTAAAATACTCAATGTAAATACCTACACATTGAAGTTGTTTGGAATTGAATCTAAAAATGAGTTATACAATATCCTAATCGAAAGCTTTAATCAAAAGTCATTTGATGCCTTTAAAGCAGGATTGGTTTCTCTACATAAAGGGGAAAAGAAATTTTCAAAAGAGACACAGTACAGAAAGAAAAATGGGGATATTATTCAAGCGATTTTAAAACTGGTTTTAATTAATGATGAAGGAACTGCGATTATTTCCATTATTGATATTACACCATTAAAGAAAACGCAAAAAGCTCTTCTACAAGCTAAAGAAAGGGCAGAGGAGAACGAAACCCACTTTAGAACCATTTTCGATACCTATATTGATCCTGTTTCAATTAGTCGGATGTCCGATTCTAAATTGGTCAGAATCAATAAGGGATTCACCAATAAGATTGGATACACTGAGGCAGATGTATTGGGAAAAACTGCGATTGAATTGGGTATCTGGGTAGATGTTGAAGCCAGACAACGTACCATTGAAGAGGTGAAAAGAATAGGGTTTGTTCATGGAGTCGAGATGGAACTCAGATTGCGAAATGGAGAGATCAGAACTGAACTGCTTTCATTGCGAAAATTTACCATCAAAGATGAAGCTTATGTTCTGGTGGTATCCCATGATATTACGCTGAGAAAAAGAACTGAAGATGAGCTGTTGAATAAGCAAAAGGAATTAATTGATGCAAAGGAACGCGCAGAAGAGGCTGATCGACTAAAAACAGAATTCTTAAATAATCTATCGCATGAAATCCGAACACCACTGAATGGTATTATTGGTTTTTCGAGTTTCCTTTCCGATGAGTTTTTATCAGATGAACTTCGCAATCAGTACGTAAAAATTATACAGAGCAGTGGTGGACAACTGGTGCGTGTGATTGATGAAATATTAGAGATTTCAAAACTTGAAAAGAATCAGTTGGTACCACAAAATGTAGAAGTTGATGTAGATCGTTTGTTATTTGACTTGTATTCTATCTTCAAACTGAAAGCCGAAGAAAAAGGAATTTCATTGAGTCTGAAAAGTGATTTGGAGATCGATGTGCATCGAATTATTACAGATGAAACCAAGCTGAATAAGATATTGAGTAATCTCCTTCAAAATGCATTAAAGTTCACTTCTAAAGGAGGGATTGATTTCGGGTATAAGGTAGTAGGTGGATTTATCGAGTTTTATGTTAAAGATACCGGAATAGGTATTGAAATCAATAAACAGCAAAGGGTTTTTGAACGATTTGCTCAGGAGGATAAATCTATCGCTCCAACCTATGGTGGGTTAGGATTAGGACTTTCAATTGTGAAAGAACATGTAGATTTATTGGGAGGAACGATCAATCTGGTATCATCAAAAGGAAAAGGTTCTACATTTTTAGTTTCATTGCCTTACGAACCCGTTGAATATACTAAGGTAGTTGCTCTTGAAGAGCCTGAAAAATCGGTAGATAATAATGCCGGTGCCATTCGGATTTTGGTTGTGGAAGACGATGAGGTGAGTTCAAGATTGATGATTCGGCTTATTGAGAAACTCCTGGTTAATTGTGTGGTAATCCACGCAGTGGATGGACAACAGGCGGTTGATTTTGTAAAACAGTTTGAAACGTTTGATTTGATTTTAATGGATATAAATATTCCGGTGATTAATGGATATCAGGCAACGGCTGAAATTCAAGAAATCAATCCGAATATTCCGATCATTGCGCAAACAGCGTATTCTACCACAGAAGACATTAAACGTATTGAAGATGCCGGGTGTATGGATTTTATATCCAAACCGATTAAGCCAACTTTATTGAAAGCTTTATTTGAAAAGTATTTACCGGAGAATATTAGTTAA
- the gcvT gene encoding glycine cleavage system aminomethyltransferase GcvT produces the protein MKELVLKESHIAMGGKMIEFAGFNMPVTFSGLIEEHNTVRNGVGVFDVSHMGEFFVRGPKAFELVQKITSNNVATLFDGKVLYSTMPNGKGGIVDDLLVYRVNEEEYLLVVNGANVDKDWSWVNEQNTMGAELSNESDDYCLFAVQGPKASEAMQSLTEINLKDMVYYTFEIGTFAGVENVIVSATGYTGSGGFEIYVKNADAKTVFDAIFKAGEPQGIQPIGLGARDTLRLEKGFCLYGNDIDDTTSPLEAGLGWVTKFVEGNDFIDREFLANQKEEGLTRRLVGFEMEEKGIPRHGYDILDMDGNKIGQVTSGTQSPSLNKAIGMGYVNVPHHKKGSEIRIQIRKKSPKAVVVGIPFLK, from the coding sequence ATGAAGGAATTAGTTTTAAAAGAGAGTCATATAGCAATGGGTGGAAAAATGATTGAATTCGCAGGATTCAATATGCCCGTTACATTTTCAGGATTAATTGAAGAACATAACACCGTACGAAATGGTGTTGGTGTTTTTGATGTTTCGCACATGGGGGAGTTTTTTGTACGTGGTCCAAAAGCTTTTGAGTTAGTACAAAAAATCACATCAAACAATGTGGCGACTCTTTTTGATGGAAAGGTTTTATATTCTACTATGCCAAATGGTAAAGGAGGAATCGTTGACGATCTTTTGGTTTACCGTGTAAACGAAGAAGAGTATTTGTTAGTGGTTAATGGCGCTAATGTGGATAAAGACTGGAGCTGGGTTAATGAGCAAAATACAATGGGTGCTGAACTATCTAACGAGAGTGATGACTATTGTTTATTTGCAGTTCAGGGACCTAAGGCTTCAGAAGCTATGCAAAGCTTAACAGAGATCAATTTGAAAGATATGGTTTACTATACTTTCGAAATTGGAACGTTTGCGGGAGTAGAAAATGTGATTGTTTCTGCTACAGGTTATACCGGTTCAGGAGGTTTTGAAATTTACGTGAAGAATGCAGACGCTAAAACCGTATTCGATGCGATTTTCAAAGCAGGAGAGCCGCAAGGAATTCAGCCAATCGGTTTAGGTGCAAGAGATACTTTAAGATTAGAAAAAGGTTTTTGTTTATATGGAAACGATATAGATGATACAACATCTCCTCTTGAAGCTGGTTTAGGATGGGTAACCAAATTTGTTGAAGGAAACGATTTTATAGATCGTGAGTTTTTGGCAAATCAAAAAGAAGAAGGGTTAACCAGAAGATTGGTAGGTTTTGAAATGGAAGAGAAGGGAATTCCTAGACATGGTTATGATATTTTAGATATGGATGGAAATAAGATTGGTCAGGTAACTTCAGGCACGCAATCACCATCATTAAATAAAGCAATTGGCATGGGGTATGTGAATGTACCACATCATAAAAAAGGAAGCGAGATTAGAATTCAAATTAGAAAGAAGTCTCCCAAAGCAGTTGTTGTAGGAATACCATTTTTGAAATAG
- a CDS encoding DUF1684 domain-containing protein → MNILRSIVFLSALIWGFSCSDSTSIGSNTKDRLSYVDSLIQARKIWNKELKTNPKSPIPTEKREAFVGLNHFAPDSTWIINASIQLIQNPEIIQMATSTERLASMITYAKIVLTIQDKPFELIAFQEVGDTKGELFVPFTDLTSGQETYGGGRYLNLGVSGTDSILVDFNLAYNPYCAYNIAFSCPIPPEENYISIPITAGEKILYH, encoded by the coding sequence ATGAATATTTTACGTTCAATTGTTTTTCTAAGTGCTTTGATCTGGGGCTTTTCTTGCTCAGATTCGACCTCTATCGGTTCAAATACTAAAGACCGGTTATCTTATGTAGATAGCCTGATTCAAGCGAGAAAAATTTGGAATAAAGAGCTTAAGACCAATCCTAAATCTCCAATTCCCACTGAAAAACGAGAAGCATTTGTAGGATTAAATCACTTTGCTCCTGACAGTACCTGGATAATCAATGCCTCTATACAGCTTATTCAAAACCCTGAAATCATTCAAATGGCCACAAGTACGGAACGTTTGGCTTCTATGATCACATATGCAAAAATTGTGCTTACGATCCAGGACAAACCTTTTGAACTTATAGCTTTTCAGGAAGTGGGAGATACAAAAGGAGAACTGTTTGTTCCTTTTACAGATCTCACCAGCGGACAAGAGACTTATGGTGGAGGTCGATATTTAAACCTTGGTGTTTCTGGTACGGATTCTATCCTCGTAGATTTTAATTTGGCATATAACCCATACTGTGCTTATAACATCGCATTCTCATGCCCTATCCCTCCGGAAGAGAATTATATTTCAATTCCGATTACTGCCGGAGAGAAAATCCTATATCATTAA
- a CDS encoding 2-phosphosulfolactate phosphatase — MPLIEVSYTPENFEVYDSNDSIVVVNDIFRATSAICTAFHHGAKSIIPVDTIEKARELQKQGYLAGAERNAEKVEGFDFGNSPYDYMGDQIKGKTLVLTTTNGTRAIEMAKGDSKLIVIGSFLNLSALSKWLVKQKKNVMILCSGWKGRINLEDSLYAGALTNELIKDGIYSLEHDVEDSALIAKHIFEMAQMDPERLLKISSHRRRLAKLNLKEDIRYCLTLNTTDKIPVLVGDELVDLETTEFY, encoded by the coding sequence ATGCCGTTAATAGAAGTTAGTTATACCCCTGAAAATTTTGAAGTTTACGATAGTAATGATAGTATCGTAGTGGTGAATGATATATTCAGAGCTACTTCGGCTATTTGTACTGCTTTCCATCATGGTGCGAAGTCTATCATTCCGGTAGATACCATTGAAAAAGCCAGAGAGCTCCAGAAACAAGGCTATTTAGCCGGAGCTGAAAGGAATGCGGAGAAGGTAGAAGGGTTTGACTTTGGTAATTCTCCATATGATTACATGGGTGACCAGATTAAGGGTAAAACGTTAGTATTAACAACAACCAACGGAACCCGTGCTATTGAAATGGCGAAAGGAGATTCTAAACTGATTGTAATAGGGTCGTTTTTGAATTTATCGGCATTGTCAAAATGGTTAGTAAAACAAAAGAAAAATGTAATGATTCTTTGTTCGGGATGGAAGGGAAGAATCAATCTGGAAGACTCTTTGTATGCTGGAGCACTGACTAACGAATTGATTAAGGATGGAATATATTCTTTGGAACATGATGTCGAAGATTCAGCTTTGATTGCAAAGCATATTTTTGAAATGGCACAAATGGACCCTGAGCGATTACTTAAAATTTCATCGCATAGAAGACGTTTGGCAAAGCTGAATCTAAAGGAAGATATTCGTTATTGTTTAACGTTAAATACCACAGATAAAATTCCGGTATTGGTTGGTGATGAATTGGTGGACCTGGAAACTACCGAGTTTTATTAA